The following nucleotide sequence is from Catonella massiliensis.
GCGGAGTTCTTTACAAAACTAAAGCTTAAAAGGATAAACGAAAGTGATATGAATTTAACTCCGAAACTATTAAAACACTAACCAGAGATAAAGTAAATACCCTTCGAAGTAAACGCAACACTAAAAACCGTTGCATTTAACCTGAAAGATACACTCTCAGGCTTGTTTGCTATACCCTTTTTTCTGTCAAAACAATAAAACCAGACCAAATCCGATTAAATTCAGTCTGATTTTATTGATATAATTTTATCATTTTATCTAGGAAAAGTGTTGCTTTTGCTATTTTTACAAAGTGTTGCACTTACCTTGGAAATCTAGCCTCCAAAAGAATCTATGCCATCTTTACTGCGTATTTTTCATACTTTTTCTCCGCTGCACTATTTGTAAGTTTAAATTCCTTGCAAAGCCTTTCAATAATCTGCTCCTTTTCCACTCCATAAGCAATACCGGAAGTTACTGTAGCAAGTAATGAAGCTTCTTTTTTCTCTTTCTCCAGTTTCCTCTCTGCCTTCTCCATTGCTTCTTTGACCGCTTCTTTCTGCATATCCTTAACAAATTCATCCCATTTTGAACTCATAACTTTTCCATCTCCCTTCTTTTTAAAATGTCGCACACTGTCTGCAAGTTCCTTATTGTACATATTCTCTACTTTCTTTTCTCTAAAGTCATGCATAAGTTTTCCAACTTCATCTTCTCCCTGATAAGCCCCGTTCACATAATATATATGTGAGCCATCATAAAAGTCTTTCTTTGTCTCCTTTACCATTCTATCAATGGTGTAGATTGGCAAATTTTCTCCAAAATAATCTTTTTCTGTAATAAAAATCACATAAGAATCTGCCAATTTCTTAAACTTCTGTCCTGATTTTAACATCCTTACATCTAACATACTGCTGTGAAACCTTGCTCTGCGTTCATCTGCACCGGCTGTACTTCTTTGTACCTCCACATTATAGTGTTTCCCTTCACTATCTTCTGCAAGAATATCAAGCTTTAGATTTCTTCCGCCTATCAAGGGATTGCTAAACTCTTTCTGTCCTGTTACTGATATTACTTTTATATCTTTTTTACCAAGAATAACTCTAAGTAACAGATTGGCAGCAGGTATATTATTATCAAATACCTGTGACATAAAAATATCATCAAACAGTGTCAGGTCAGCTAAAATTTCTTTTAGCCTCTCTACATTAATTACATTCTTGTGTTTGGGCTTCAAACCACACCTCCAATTTCAGATAATGATTTGTCCCAATAAATGCAGAATCAATATTAAACAAACTATAATTATTATACACTATTTGATGGGAATTTGGAAGATAGGTAAAATTGTAGGTCTGCACAACTGATTAAGCAATATTAAGCTTATCTATTTCCAGAGCATTTAATACGTCCACTTAAACTGTTTACATCTATTAAACATAAATCTAAAAATCAAATATCCCACAAGCAGCCAACTTCCGCATATTATAAGGAATATAACTGTATCCATAACCCATATACCATTTTTCAATATCACTGATGCATATTTTACCCCATATGATATTGGATTAGTATACACAAGGAAATCAGGTATTTTAACTATACTTCCTGATAAAAACAAAAATCCATAACTTATGATATTTACAAATGAAGCAACCTTGGTGAACATAAGCGTTACAGAAGCAAGTACATACGATAATCCCATGATTCCTATGCAAACAAGAATTACTATGTATAGATACTCCAGCCTGAATAAATTATCAATACCAAAAAATATCATTGCTACAACCATTGTTATGATGGCCTTTATCACATTTATACTAAACCACACTATAGTTTTGACTGTAACTATTTGTGCTATGGAATAAGGCTTTATCATAATATTCTGCAAAGTTCCAAGCTGCTTTTCGGTAGATATGCACATAGAAGCCTCTGATATAACACCGCTTGCAAGTATCCAGAGAATGTAACCAAATACCTTTTCTGTAGTATTTCCTTCTGTATTTATTACAATAATCAGTACAAAAAAATCCGTAATGAGCCCTACTATATAATCCGGATAATAGCTTATCGCCTCAGTAAGGGTCTTTCTAAATTCTGCTTTAATTAGATTCATCTAATGCCTCCATAACTTTTTCTTCCATATTTTTCTTTTTCTTAACTATCTCTACTATATCTTCATCTTGAAAGCTATCATAAACTTCCGAGAAATTTCCTTCAACGAATTCTTCTACTATCTTACCATCTTTAACATAAGATACTATATATCCTGAAACTTCCTCTTCTATTATGTCTGAAAACACTTTGACGCTTCCATCTTTTAGTATCAAAACTCTGCCATTAGCTTCTGTACTACTTCCATCTGATGTGTGGTAAGTATTACTGCCATTTTCTTTTCATTTACCAATTGGTTTAACTTATCTATAACGGCATTCTTACTCTTTATATCAAGCCCCAATGTTGGTTCGTCTAAGAGTAATAGCTTTGGTGACTGCATAAGAGCAATAATAAGAGCTAGCTTCTGCTGCATTCCCCTTGAATATTCTCCAACAGGCTTATTAATGGCTTCTCTTAATTCAAAATCATCTATGTATTTTTCTATCTCAGGGCTTTTACTATCTATTCTAGACAATCCTGCAAAATACTCTATGTTCTGCACTCCTGTTAAGTAATCATACACATTGGAGCTGGATTCAAGCAGGGCGCTTACATGATTGAAATATTCACTATTTTTACATTTATATATTTTCTTATCATCAAGCATTATCTCTCCTGAATCCGGTCGTATCATTTTTAATATACAATTTATAATAGTCGTCTTCCCCGCACCATTATTTCCTAAAAGGCAAACTATTTCTCCTGAATTCACTTCAAAGGATACATCTTTTAGAACAGACTTGTCCCTGAATGATTTTCGTAAATTAGTTATTTTTAGCATTTATTAACTCCTTTATTATTGGGATTTCATTATCGTAAAACAGCTGTTTATAACATTAAAACTGTTTCATATTGTAACATGTTCTCCAAAATAATAATAGACCACTAAGGTTTACAAAAAAAGTTAGAAAAATGTAAACCCTAATGGTCTATTTTATGAAGTTTTGATACCTTATTTAACTTTCTTTCTTTTGGCTTCTGACAGCATATATGCGCCAAGTGCAGAGAGTATGGATAAGCCTAACCAGAATTCTACATTTACTCTACCTCCGGTTACTGGGAGAGTCTTTGCAGCAATTGTGAATACTTTCCCATCCACAAGCAACTTACCATTCTTAAGTATTTTACCGTTCTTAAGTATGTTACTGTTCTTAAGTACTTTACCGCGGTAAATCAAGACACCTGCTTTATTACCGTAAAGCGGAACACCCTGTTCATCATATAACAGAATCTCAAAGCCCTGGTCTTGACCCACGCCAAATGCACGTGTTTTGTTTATTTCACTTCTTGAAGCAGCTCCATTTACAAAGTCTCTTGGTAGTCCTGTATTTGGATCAATTATTCCTGCTCCACCCTTTCCTGATGCACTTACAGATACATTTTCCTTTACAGACTGTGAAGCTAATCCGCCATTATTGCCAGATTCTGTATATGAACCGCCTCTTTTACCTGACTCAGGGGTAGAGCTTCCTTTTTTGCCTGAGTCATTTGAGGAAGAAGCTTTGTTACCAGATTCAGCAGAAGAATTGTCCTTTTTACCGGACTCTGTAGAATCTCCGTCTTTCTTATCAGATGCCTTTTCAGTGCTTTCTTTCTTACCGGATTCTTTACTAGATTCCTTACCGGAATCCTTGCCAGAGCTTTCTTTCTTATCGAAATCCTTGTTAGCTTCTTTACCAGATTCCTTTTTAGAGCTTTCTTTCTTAGCTGATTTGGAATCTGAGTTCTTCGTATCCTCCTCTTTGTCAGAAGCTTCATTCTTCTTTGTATCTTTCTGAGTGTCTTTTTTTTCTGTCTCTTTCTTTTCTGTCTCTTCTTTCTCTGCCTCGTCCTTATCAGTCACTTCTTCTTTTATTTCCTCAGTTATCTCATCTGTATTTTCTTTGTTCTCAGGACTTTCAGCTGTTTCATCAGGAGATACGTCCTTTTTGC
It contains:
- a CDS encoding PD-(D/E)XK nuclease family transposase, with translation MKPKHKNVINVERLKEILADLTLFDDIFMSQVFDNNIPAANLLLRVILGKKDIKVISVTGQKEFSNPLIGGRNLKLDILAEDSEGKHYNVEVQRSTAGADERRARFHSSMLDVRMLKSGQKFKKLADSYVIFITEKDYFGENLPIYTIDRMVKETKKDFYDGSHIYYVNGAYQGEDEVGKLMHDFREKKVENMYNKELADSVRHFKKKGDGKVMSSKWDEFVKDMQKEAVKEAMEKAERKLEKEKKEASLLATVTSGIAYGVEKEQIIERLCKEFKLTNSAAEKKYEKYAVKMA
- a CDS encoding ABC transporter permease, with product MNLIKAEFRKTLTEAISYYPDYIVGLITDFFVLIIVINTEGNTTEKVFGYILWILASGVISEASMCISTEKQLGTLQNIMIKPYSIAQIVTVKTIVWFSINVIKAIITMVVAMIFFGIDNLFRLEYLYIVILVCIGIMGLSYVLASVTLMFTKVASFVNIISYGFLFLSGSIVKIPDFLVYTNPISYGVKYASVILKNGIWVMDTVIFLIICGSWLLVGYLIFRFMFNRCKQFKWTY
- a CDS encoding ABC transporter ATP-binding protein encodes the protein MLKITNLRKSFRDKSVLKDVSFEVNSGEIVCLLGNNGAGKTTIINCILKMIRPDSGEIMLDDKKIYKCKNSEYFNHVSALLESSSNVYDYLTGVQNIEYFAGLSRIDSKSPEIEKYIDDFELREAINKPVGEYSRGMQQKLALIIALMQSPKLLLLDEPTLGLDIKSKNAVIDKLNQLVNEKKMAVILTTHQMEVVQKLMAEF